Proteins found in one uncultured Desulfuromonas sp. genomic segment:
- a CDS encoding FAD-dependent oxidoreductase, translating into MNSRKILIIGGVAAGMKTACRLRRLDANAEITVIDRTKNISYGACPLPYYIEGLYEDLMEVRKTPVGVLRDEAFFANVKGFTTLTRNEATAIDRDAKTVTIRSLDDDCVQTLNYDTLVMATGNTPIVPPVPGHDLDGVLPLKTMEHAQQLDTLADTAKNAVVVGGGLIGLEVAEALTKRGINVTLLEMKDQVMATALDFSSAAIVHRELRKNGVNLRLAEPLLRIEGQNRVEKVITDQGEYPADMVIMAIGVRPVTNLAKDAGIELGATGAIAVDDQMRTNDPAIFAVGDCVESIDQLTGKPVYVPLGSTANKHGRVAANVIAGQADRFPGILGSLVVKVFDLNVARTGLSAEDARLNGYDSVSLIATSPDIAHLYPGNKPIIIKLIADRQSRKLLGAQIVGPGVVDKRLDVVATAVTMGATVDQLAQFDLCYAPPFANAMDALIQAANAMRNKLDGLADSMSPCEAVDLVNSGEPVILLDVRSPAEHDEIRIPGATLLPLGALRKRLDELPKDQLIIPFCKLSLRGFEAQIILQQAGFTNVRYMEGGVLAWPYEFE; encoded by the coding sequence ATGAATTCTCGTAAAATCCTCATCATTGGTGGTGTTGCTGCGGGTATGAAAACCGCGTGTCGTCTACGTCGCCTTGATGCCAATGCTGAAATTACCGTCATCGATCGAACCAAAAACATCTCTTACGGCGCCTGCCCGTTACCTTACTATATTGAAGGGCTCTACGAAGACCTGATGGAGGTGCGCAAAACGCCTGTCGGTGTCCTGCGTGATGAGGCTTTTTTTGCCAATGTCAAAGGATTCACCACCCTAACCCGCAACGAAGCAACAGCGATTGATCGCGACGCTAAAACGGTCACCATCCGATCTCTGGACGATGATTGTGTGCAAACCCTCAACTATGACACCTTGGTGATGGCGACAGGAAATACACCGATTGTCCCTCCGGTTCCAGGTCACGATCTTGACGGTGTTCTTCCGCTCAAGACCATGGAACACGCCCAACAACTTGACACACTGGCCGACACAGCCAAAAATGCCGTGGTGGTTGGTGGTGGTCTGATTGGTTTGGAAGTGGCCGAAGCCCTCACCAAACGTGGGATCAACGTCACTCTGCTGGAGATGAAGGATCAGGTAATGGCCACGGCCCTTGATTTCAGCAGCGCAGCCATTGTCCATCGGGAACTGCGTAAGAACGGTGTCAACCTGCGCTTGGCTGAACCGCTGCTGCGCATCGAAGGACAAAATCGTGTTGAAAAAGTGATCACTGATCAGGGCGAATACCCGGCTGACATGGTGATTATGGCTATTGGCGTGCGCCCGGTTACGAATCTGGCCAAGGATGCCGGCATTGAACTGGGAGCGACCGGTGCCATAGCCGTTGATGATCAGATGCGAACCAACGATCCCGCCATCTTTGCCGTTGGTGACTGTGTCGAATCCATCGACCAATTGACCGGTAAACCGGTCTATGTACCGCTCGGTTCCACGGCCAATAAACACGGCCGTGTTGCCGCCAATGTGATCGCCGGTCAAGCAGATCGCTTTCCCGGTATTCTCGGCAGCCTGGTGGTTAAAGTATTTGATCTGAATGTTGCCCGCACCGGACTCAGCGCTGAAGATGCCCGCCTTAATGGCTACGATTCCGTCAGCCTGATCGCCACCTCGCCGGACATCGCCCATCTGTATCCCGGCAACAAACCAATTATTATCAAGCTGATTGCTGACCGGCAAAGCCGCAAGCTGCTCGGTGCCCAGATCGTCGGCCCCGGCGTGGTGGACAAGCGACTCGACGTTGTCGCCACGGCCGTGACCATGGGCGCGACAGTCGATCAGCTCGCGCAATTTGATCTGTGTTATGCACCGCCGTTTGCCAATGCGATGGACGCCCTGATTCAGGCGGCCAATGCCATGCGCAACAAACTTGACGGCCTGGCCGACAGCATGAGCCCCTGCGAAGCGGTTGATCTGGTCAACAGTGGCGAGCCTGTCATATTGCTGGATGTCCGCTCTCCGGCTGAGCACGATGAGATCCGCATTCCCGGCGCAACGCTGTTGCCGCTTGGAGCGTTGCGTAAACGCCTTGATGAGCTGCCAAAAGACCAGTTGATTATTCCATTTTGTAAACTGAGTCTGCGCGGCTTTGAAGCGCAGATCATTCTACAACAGGCCGGTTTTACCAATGTCCGCTACATGGAAGGCGGCGTCCTTGCCTGGCCTTATGAATTCGAATAA
- a CDS encoding lipid A deacylase LpxR family protein, whose amino-acid sequence MPGHRFLVGVVLCFSVLMGVAPVAAQDDTASLWSLGIANDSFFNQDRGYTSGWDIAFTPQASPFTVRLGQDIYTPDRDNSEMPPPGQHPYAAWLYARGDYRYQLCPVVLMTTSVSFGTTGERALGEEFQDVAHQVLGFDDYEGWDSQISERWGWIVGVELLWQQPLVRTPSGYGLDLITMLEGQGGNILVDLSAGVGVRFGYQLPELSATPEPNAPKSVYFTLYGERKIVDKNVFLEGVSSSDYRVEPERGVNTLSCGVHWREGAYQVDLDFYFPEQEFKDQDLTYRYGVLRLSYWY is encoded by the coding sequence ATGCCAGGTCATAGGTTCCTTGTTGGTGTTGTCTTGTGTTTCAGTGTGCTTATGGGCGTAGCGCCGGTGGCGGCGCAAGACGACACGGCGTCGTTGTGGAGTCTTGGTATTGCCAACGACAGTTTCTTTAATCAGGATCGGGGTTATACCAGTGGCTGGGACATTGCTTTCACTCCCCAGGCATCACCCTTTACGGTCAGGCTCGGTCAGGATATCTATACGCCGGACCGCGATAATAGCGAGATGCCCCCTCCCGGACAGCACCCTTACGCGGCTTGGTTATATGCTCGTGGCGATTATCGCTATCAGCTGTGTCCGGTGGTTCTAATGACCACCAGTGTCAGTTTTGGTACCACCGGCGAACGGGCTCTGGGTGAGGAATTTCAGGATGTCGCCCATCAGGTTCTGGGTTTTGATGACTATGAAGGGTGGGACAGTCAGATCTCTGAGCGTTGGGGCTGGATTGTCGGTGTCGAACTGCTGTGGCAACAACCCCTTGTCAGGACGCCTTCAGGCTATGGTCTGGATCTGATCACCATGTTGGAAGGCCAGGGAGGCAATATCCTTGTTGATCTCAGTGCGGGAGTCGGAGTGCGGTTTGGTTATCAACTGCCTGAACTCTCGGCGACGCCCGAACCAAATGCGCCAAAATCAGTCTATTTCACCCTGTATGGAGAGCGCAAAATCGTCGATAAGAACGTGTTTCTCGAAGGGGTGAGCAGTAGCGATTACCGTGTTGAGCCGGAACGGGGTGTGAATACCTTGAGTTGCGGTGTCCATTGGCGCGAAGGGGCTTATCAGGTTGACCTTGATTTTTATTTTCCCGAACAGGAGTTTAAAGACCAGGATCTGACTTATCGCTATGGGGTTCTGCGTTTGAGTTACTGGTATTAA